A section of the Candidatus Wallbacteria bacterium genome encodes:
- a CDS encoding VanW family protein, which translates to MKSITLFFLFLFSGILRAELRVECYDKSFLIVPNIKQTAADIEDELNQRLRSKNLVFLIKENVFSVPFTDFISLQKRELMDEINKIRRMQNSWDRMNFTLFNKRKSYQITPKYHIDKQLVMARLDEINRLYAVEGSDSKVTSFKGIDKIVKGETGCRINYRDTETQFDNFFNDAKFLTQPELRIKLEVVMLETDNSYEGILRSRGFTNKISSQESRFDPSDENRVNNLKLAASDIDNLVIKPGQEFSYNYVLGARTRSRGYMEAHGISGGKLVDSIGGGICQVSSTLYGPVLLAGLEVTERYNHSLRGPGIDYVPAGEDAAVVYPDKDLVFKNIYSDRSFLISAQVSEDKCTVTLYSDKPLDYRYELEKKESRHGKSLTEKVWLLKYEGNRLVSRSHVADSTYSTFE; encoded by the coding sequence ATGAAGAGCATCACCCTTTTTTTCCTGTTCTTATTCTCCGGAATTCTACGTGCTGAACTGCGGGTCGAGTGCTATGATAAAAGCTTTCTGATTGTTCCGAACATCAAGCAGACAGCCGCGGACATCGAGGACGAACTTAACCAGCGGCTGCGCAGCAAGAATCTTGTCTTCCTGATCAAGGAAAATGTTTTCAGCGTTCCGTTCACAGACTTCATTTCACTGCAGAAGCGGGAACTGATGGATGAAATCAACAAGATCAGGAGAATGCAGAACTCCTGGGACAGGATGAATTTCACTCTCTTCAACAAGCGGAAATCATATCAGATAACACCAAAATATCACATCGACAAACAACTGGTAATGGCGCGGCTGGACGAGATCAACAGGCTCTATGCCGTCGAAGGTTCAGACTCCAAGGTCACCAGTTTCAAAGGAATCGACAAGATTGTAAAGGGCGAGACCGGCTGCAGGATAAACTACAGGGACACTGAAACTCAATTCGACAATTTTTTCAATGACGCTAAATTTCTGACACAGCCGGAGCTGAGAATCAAACTTGAAGTAGTAATGCTGGAAACAGACAATTCCTATGAAGGAATTCTCAGAAGCCGGGGATTCACTAATAAAATCTCCTCTCAGGAATCCAGGTTCGATCCCTCGGATGAGAACAGGGTGAACAATTTAAAACTGGCCGCCTCAGATATAGACAACCTGGTGATCAAACCTGGTCAGGAATTTTCCTATAATTATGTACTTGGAGCCAGAACCAGATCCAGGGGATACATGGAAGCGCACGGGATTTCCGGGGGGAAGCTCGTTGACTCGATCGGTGGAGGTATCTGCCAGGTCAGCTCGACCCTTTACGGTCCGGTTTTACTGGCCGGACTTGAAGTGACCGAACGCTACAATCACTCCCTGCGCGGACCCGGCATCGACTATGTTCCGGCCGGCGAGGACGCGGCAGTAGTATATCCGGATAAGGATCTGGTCTTCAAGAATATCTATTCTGACCGCAGTTTTCTGATTTCGGCCCAGGTTTCGGAAGATAAATGCACAGTGACACTTTACAGCGACAAGCCTTTAGACTACCGGTACGAACTGGAAAAGAAGGAAAGCCGCCACGGAAAAAGCCTCACCGAGAAGGTCTGGCTCCTTAAATATGAAGGAAACAGGCTGGTGTCCAGATCGCATGTGGCTGACAGCACATACAGCACGTTTGAGTAA
- the nadA gene encoding quinolinate synthase NadA, with protein MNLEKVAELKTRKDALILAHNYQRAEVKALADFIGDSLELSKLAAESRKKLIVFCGVRFMAETAKILNPGAKVVIPRIDAGCPLAEMADLDKIRDLKKQYPDAAVCAYVNTYAEVKAVADVCCTSSNAKTIVEKLPNDKVIMLPDANLGGWVAGNTKKMIITYPGSCYVHCRFTREEAMESKLLHPKALFLAHPECGADVLSVADLVASTSGMMRIAAQTDRTELILATEIGVIEHLAELYPGKNIYSAGSAKTCYNMKKTLPSDVIRSLELELTEISLPPEIMESAGKALKLMLELSR; from the coding sequence ATGAATCTGGAAAAAGTCGCTGAACTGAAAACCCGGAAAGACGCCCTGATCCTCGCGCATAATTATCAGAGAGCTGAAGTCAAGGCGCTGGCAGATTTCATCGGTGATTCTCTGGAATTGTCGAAGCTTGCAGCTGAATCCAGAAAGAAGCTGATCGTGTTCTGCGGAGTCCGCTTCATGGCTGAGACTGCCAAGATACTTAATCCTGGAGCCAAGGTTGTGATTCCCAGGATCGATGCCGGCTGCCCGCTGGCCGAGATGGCTGACCTTGATAAAATCAGGGATTTGAAAAAACAGTACCCTGACGCTGCAGTTTGTGCCTATGTGAACACTTACGCTGAAGTCAAGGCTGTCGCGGATGTCTGCTGCACTTCCTCCAACGCCAAGACTATCGTCGAGAAACTTCCAAATGACAAAGTGATCATGCTGCCTGATGCAAATCTTGGCGGCTGGGTCGCCGGAAATACAAAGAAGATGATCATCACCTATCCCGGATCATGCTATGTGCATTGCAGGTTCACCAGAGAAGAAGCCATGGAATCGAAACTCCTGCATCCCAAGGCTCTTTTTCTGGCTCACCCTGAATGCGGGGCTGACGTCCTCTCGGTTGCCGACCTGGTTGCATCCACCAGCGGAATGATGCGGATTGCCGCACAGACCGACCGGACCGAGCTGATCCTGGCGACTGAAATCGGTGTAATTGAGCATCTGGCGGAGCTTTATCCCGGGAAAAACATTTATTCCGCAGGCAGTGCTAAAACCTGCTATAATATGAAAAAAACGCTTCCTTCGGATGTCATCAGGAGTCTGGAACTTGAGCTGACAGAGATCAGTCTCCCCCCTGAAATCATGGAATCCGCCGGGAAAGCGCTAAAACTTATGCTGGAGTTGAGCCGATGA
- a CDS encoding CPBP family glutamic-type intramembrane protease: protein MASLSILKTYWQESKRLSYSFLMALPLLLVYEFETLKLNNSDIEGFRNLADLVIKQMFAFFGIKGHLAVAFMLCLILLLVYRKEKDQQIRPGFFIFMILESFVYAVLLAPAIEKLHHYLALSQRVQFASCLGAGIYEEFLFRVVFFSGIFCLLCKVIKQPWLVFVLSLMSSSAAFAGFHYFGSYGEPFALGSFIYRLLAGVLLCLLYYFRGFGIASYTHTIYNLLVLYNIDLWKIWLK from the coding sequence ATGGCATCACTGTCTATTCTGAAAACTTACTGGCAGGAATCTAAAAGGCTCAGCTACAGCTTTCTGATGGCGCTGCCGCTCCTGCTTGTCTATGAGTTTGAAACCCTCAAACTGAACAATTCCGACATCGAGGGCTTCAGAAACCTGGCTGATCTCGTGATCAAGCAGATGTTCGCTTTTTTCGGCATCAAAGGGCATCTGGCAGTGGCATTCATGCTCTGTCTGATCCTCCTGCTGGTGTACAGAAAAGAGAAAGATCAGCAGATCAGGCCCGGCTTTTTTATCTTCATGATCCTGGAAAGCTTTGTCTATGCGGTGCTGCTCGCTCCAGCAATCGAGAAACTGCATCATTACCTTGCTCTTTCGCAGAGAGTGCAGTTCGCATCCTGCCTGGGAGCCGGAATATACGAAGAGTTCCTGTTCAGAGTGGTCTTTTTTTCAGGAATTTTCTGTCTCCTTTGCAAGGTCATCAAACAACCATGGCTGGTGTTCGTCCTGTCCCTGATGTCTTCGTCAGCGGCCTTTGCCGGATTCCATTACTTTGGCAGTTACGGGGAACCCTTTGCTCTCGGGAGTTTCATTTACCGGTTGCTGGCAGGGGTGCTGCTCTGCCTGCTGTATTATTTCCGCGGATTCGGCATCGCTTCTTACACCCATACAATTTACAATCTGCTGGTACTGTATAATATAGACCTCTGGAAGATCTGGTTAAAATGA
- a CDS encoding DUF523 domain-containing protein, with protein sequence MNGPVLVSACLLGIPCRFDGMGKPHPGVVELAREKVLIPVCPEQLGGLPTPRLRTVFCGNLLRDESGCDVTSFFERGAAATLEIARLSGATCAIMKEKSPSCGVEWVYSMRNGRETLVPGMGITTELLKKNGITVYSENLLAGI encoded by the coding sequence ATGAACGGTCCTGTGCTGGTTTCCGCTTGTCTCTTAGGCATTCCCTGCCGATTTGACGGTATGGGAAAGCCACACCCTGGGGTGGTGGAACTGGCCCGTGAAAAAGTGCTGATCCCGGTGTGTCCCGAGCAGCTGGGCGGACTGCCTACCCCTAGGCTGAGAACAGTTTTCTGCGGAAACCTCCTGCGTGATGAGTCCGGCTGCGATGTCACATCGTTTTTCGAAAGAGGGGCTGCCGCAACACTTGAAATTGCAAGACTTTCAGGAGCCACATGCGCTATCATGAAAGAGAAAAGCCCATCCTGCGGTGTAGAATGGGTTTACAGCATGCGGAACGGAAGGGAAACGCTCGTTCCAGGTATGGGCATTACCACGGAATTATTAAAAAAAAATGGCATCACTGTCTATTCTGAAAACTTACTGGCAGGAATCTAA
- a CDS encoding nitroreductase family protein, producing MDFEHVIRNRRSVRQFKHVPIPTDDIRLIVKTAALSANANNAQIFRFIAVINQAINRTVAEAIESKTALMIEDEAERDKFLEHVTFFKDAPCTIYVFKLPYHSATEELVARVDPDNLEECKSYADYQTIGAAVENLMLTTFSLGYSSCYMCAPLLAAPEVKKILAVDKTWKLAALVPIGLGAEFPSTPQRLPLDVLLKIVS from the coding sequence ATGGACTTCGAGCACGTAATCCGGAACAGGCGCAGCGTCAGACAATTCAAGCATGTGCCGATTCCTACAGACGACATCAGGCTGATTGTGAAAACGGCTGCTCTTTCCGCCAATGCGAACAATGCCCAGATCTTTCGCTTTATCGCAGTGATCAATCAGGCAATCAACAGGACTGTTGCCGAGGCCATTGAAAGCAAAACTGCCCTGATGATCGAGGATGAAGCCGAGAGAGACAAATTCCTGGAGCATGTGACTTTCTTCAAGGACGCCCCCTGTACAATCTACGTTTTCAAGCTGCCGTATCATTCCGCCACCGAGGAACTTGTAGCCAGGGTGGATCCGGATAATCTTGAAGAATGCAAGAGTTATGCGGATTATCAGACTATCGGTGCAGCAGTTGAGAATCTGATGCTGACCACGTTTTCGCTTGGCTATTCCAGCTGTTACATGTGCGCCCCGCTGCTGGCTGCTCCTGAAGTGAAAAAAATCCTGGCAGTGGATAAAACCTGGAAACTCGCTGCTCTGGTGCCGATCGGTCTGGGAGCCGAATTCCCCTCCACGCCCCAGCGGTTGCCGCTCGATGTGCTGCTGAAGATCGTCTCATGA
- a CDS encoding pyridoxal phosphate-dependent aminotransferase: MKLRISRRAREIQASPIRKLVPHAQAAKDKGKKIYHLNIGQPDIETPDLMMKAIRKFKDPVLGYGPSQGMPEYINTLVNYYNRKNFNISKEHVIICTGGSEAILFAFMAVGDFGDEVIIPEPFYTNYNSFATQVGLKVVPITTYAEDGFHLPPSDRIAEKITPRTKAILICNPNNPTGTVYTRDELAMVIGLAMKYKLFVIADEVYREFIYDGLKHISVMEFKEAEQHLIMCDSISKRFSACGARIGVFISKNEELMACVMKFAQGRLCPPTLEQVGAVALHTLGESYYRRVNEEYQKRRDIVYDALSRIPGVVCRKPQGAFYVIAKLPVNDAEHYALWLLTDFDSGGESVMVAPAQGFYASPEFGLDEIRIAYVLNSDKLTRAMEILAESLTRYKGVKSAPREAEWTSST; encoded by the coding sequence ATGAAACTCAGAATTTCCAGAAGAGCGCGCGAGATCCAGGCTTCTCCGATCCGCAAGCTTGTTCCGCATGCTCAAGCCGCCAAAGATAAAGGAAAGAAGATCTATCACCTGAACATAGGCCAGCCCGACATTGAAACCCCGGATCTGATGATGAAAGCTATCAGGAAATTCAAAGATCCTGTGCTGGGTTATGGACCTTCTCAGGGGATGCCTGAGTATATCAATACTCTGGTGAATTATTACAACCGCAAGAATTTCAACATCAGCAAGGAACATGTAATCATCTGCACCGGAGGATCTGAAGCGATCCTCTTCGCTTTCATGGCTGTAGGAGATTTCGGTGATGAAGTGATCATTCCTGAGCCTTTTTACACGAATTATAACAGCTTTGCCACTCAGGTCGGATTGAAAGTAGTCCCAATCACGACTTACGCGGAGGACGGATTTCATCTTCCGCCCAGCGACAGGATTGCGGAGAAAATTACGCCCCGTACCAAGGCCATCCTGATCTGCAATCCGAACAATCCGACCGGCACGGTCTATACCAGGGATGAGCTTGCGATGGTGATCGGCCTGGCCATGAAGTACAAGCTGTTCGTGATCGCCGACGAAGTATACCGTGAGTTCATCTACGACGGACTGAAGCACATTTCCGTAATGGAGTTCAAGGAAGCGGAGCAGCACCTGATCATGTGCGATTCGATTTCCAAACGCTTCAGTGCCTGCGGCGCCCGCATCGGCGTCTTTATCTCGAAAAATGAAGAGCTGATGGCCTGTGTGATGAAATTCGCCCAGGGCAGGCTTTGCCCGCCGACTCTTGAGCAGGTCGGTGCAGTCGCTCTGCATACTTTGGGAGAGAGCTATTACAGGAGAGTAAACGAAGAATATCAGAAGCGGCGCGATATAGTTTACGACGCTTTGAGCCGGATACCGGGTGTGGTCTGCCGCAAACCCCAGGGAGCTTTCTACGTGATCGCCAAGCTGCCCGTGAATGACGCCGAACATTATGCCCTCTGGCTTCTGACTGATTTCGATTCCGGGGGGGAATCCGTGATGGTTGCCCCGGCCCAGGGTTTTTACGCCAGTCCGGAGTTCGGTCTGGATGAAATCCGCATAGCTTACGTACTCAATTCCGATAAATTGACCCGTGCCATGGAAATACTGGCCGAATCGCTGACCAGGTATAAGGGAGTGAAAAGTGCCCCCAGGGAGGCTGAATGGACTTCGAGCACGTAA
- the murJ gene encoding murein biosynthesis integral membrane protein MurJ — translation MSRKLRNIGIFSFFTIISRLLGFVRVILFTLFFGTSEMFEAFLAAFQIPNFFRMTFGEGALNGAVVPIYTEVRLKRGDEEAHRLASSVILSLSFLFLIMTLIVLIFTPQVTYLFLPGFAKTPLKFWMSVLLLKIMFPYLIFIGLAAVTMAFLNSTGKFAVSAFSPCLLNLVFIVYIFCFLPEINDPVLKLTLLGLTALIGGALQFFLQQWWFKRIGFRFTPVLWHPELARILKLFLPTALIYGASQINLMVSRMIASFLPSGSISYLYFANHLLQLPMGVFSVAIVSVSLPMLSEATAGKRDEAVAANIQSSLLLNYFLMVPLAILIYLQAAPMVQFVFERGKFSHLDTLNTAWALKYYAVGLFFFSINRLLESVFYAFRDPKTPLKVAICTIIMNIGLNLLLVKPFLHAGLAMGNSLAAIFQSFALVYGLSRHVPLRKVFTEALNLGIWKITLMNLLLVLVIYALDSIFAGAGVYFKLTAIIGISAILYLAAGYFLGVTEILRRSLRES, via the coding sequence ATGTCCAGGAAGCTCAGAAATATCGGCATTTTTTCCTTTTTCACGATAATCTCCAGGCTGCTGGGTTTTGTACGTGTCATACTCTTCACCCTGTTCTTCGGAACCTCCGAGATGTTCGAGGCTTTCCTGGCAGCCTTTCAGATCCCCAATTTTTTCAGGATGACCTTCGGTGAAGGTGCTCTGAATGGGGCTGTAGTACCGATCTACACCGAGGTCAGGCTGAAAAGGGGGGACGAAGAAGCCCATCGACTGGCGAGTTCCGTGATCCTGTCGCTTTCCTTTTTGTTTCTGATCATGACCTTGATCGTCCTGATCTTCACACCCCAGGTCACTTACCTGTTCCTGCCCGGTTTCGCGAAAACTCCGCTCAAATTCTGGATGAGTGTGCTGCTTCTCAAGATCATGTTCCCTTATCTGATTTTCATCGGACTCGCCGCTGTGACGATGGCTTTCCTGAATTCCACAGGCAAGTTCGCGGTCTCGGCTTTTTCACCCTGCCTTCTGAATCTTGTCTTCATCGTCTACATCTTCTGTTTTCTGCCTGAAATCAACGATCCTGTTCTGAAGCTGACCTTACTCGGGCTTACAGCGCTGATTGGAGGAGCCCTGCAGTTTTTCCTGCAGCAATGGTGGTTCAAGCGGATCGGATTCAGATTCACACCCGTACTCTGGCACCCGGAGCTTGCCAGGATCCTGAAGCTGTTCCTTCCCACAGCCCTGATCTATGGAGCTTCTCAGATAAACTTGATGGTGAGCCGCATGATCGCCTCCTTCCTCCCGTCAGGAAGCATCTCCTACCTGTATTTCGCGAATCACCTGCTGCAGCTGCCGATGGGTGTGTTTTCTGTGGCGATTGTCTCTGTAAGCCTGCCGATGCTCTCTGAGGCTACGGCCGGGAAGCGCGACGAGGCAGTCGCTGCGAACATCCAGAGTTCTCTGCTGCTCAACTACTTTCTGATGGTGCCCCTCGCGATTCTGATTTATCTGCAGGCTGCGCCAATGGTACAGTTCGTTTTTGAACGAGGCAAATTCAGCCACCTGGACACCCTGAACACTGCCTGGGCCTTGAAATATTACGCTGTCGGGCTGTTCTTCTTCTCCATCAACCGCCTGCTGGAATCAGTTTTCTACGCCTTCCGCGACCCGAAAACTCCGTTGAAAGTCGCGATCTGCACGATCATCATGAACATCGGATTGAATCTCCTGCTGGTCAAACCGTTTCTGCATGCCGGGCTTGCCATGGGCAATTCCCTGGCCGCGATTTTCCAGAGTTTCGCATTGGTCTATGGACTTTCCAGGCATGTCCCGCTCAGGAAAGTCTTCACTGAGGCATTGAATCTGGGGATCTGGAAAATAACGCTCATGAATCTTTTGCTGGTACTGGTGATTTATGCTCTGGATTCGATCTTTGCTGGTGCAGGAGTATATTTCAAACTGACTGCAATCATAGGAATCTCAGCTATACTGTACCTCGCTGCCGGATACTTCCTGGGAGTGACGGAAATCTTGCGCAGAAGCCTGAGAGAGAGTTAA
- a CDS encoding HEAT repeat domain-containing protein, which yields MNLEQLKKELSNPDPNVRVGVINNLLKIDFPQKTELLMWIAQNDVHPQIRAQARKIVDALQQKNAPQKQHTFCSTPEPEATLLKGTAGEKLWILKLFQEGKVQISKQMIRELIPLEPDPLILSALLKALGQFGDDTDFLLITKGLEHENSRVRANAIEALKPLSSSLTYDYVLPLLSDPDARVRANAVLFLFSKDEGKTFAVLEEMAHSDVINELESVIFTLEQIDDISVNDLLIYAEARLVDLKRSASADHAFKSSEIRKVKVAESDSADQPPSQDIPSAIERSQLPPEQSSKLLPEEIVLYFGCLDPDGGESSADTAARQWILVTDQRILFEALARVGSSNKEKFFQQPGSIQIAKVSYVGIPTSEVEEGCPQVGAAILLINSRGGQIALTIPTMEEAGCIQKVINGIISRR from the coding sequence ATGAACCTGGAACAACTTAAGAAAGAACTTTCAAATCCTGATCCTAACGTCCGGGTGGGCGTCATCAATAATTTGCTAAAAATAGATTTTCCCCAGAAAACAGAACTGCTGATGTGGATTGCTCAGAATGACGTTCACCCTCAGATCAGGGCACAGGCCCGGAAGATTGTCGATGCCTTGCAGCAGAAAAATGCACCGCAGAAACAACATACCTTTTGTTCAACACCTGAACCAGAAGCTACTCTTTTAAAAGGAACAGCAGGCGAAAAATTATGGATCTTGAAACTGTTTCAGGAAGGGAAGGTGCAGATTTCAAAACAAATGATCAGGGAATTGATTCCCCTGGAGCCTGATCCTTTGATCCTGTCCGCCTTACTGAAAGCTTTAGGACAATTCGGTGATGATACTGATTTTTTGTTAATCACTAAAGGACTGGAGCATGAAAACTCCAGAGTCCGCGCCAATGCCATCGAGGCCTTGAAACCTCTTTCCTCTTCACTGACTTATGATTATGTGCTGCCTCTTCTTTCTGATCCTGATGCAAGAGTACGAGCCAATGCGGTACTTTTCCTGTTTTCTAAAGATGAGGGAAAAACTTTTGCAGTGCTGGAAGAAATGGCGCACAGCGACGTTATCAATGAACTGGAAAGTGTAATCTTCACGCTGGAGCAGATTGATGATATTTCTGTAAATGATTTGTTGATTTATGCAGAGGCGCGACTGGTGGATCTTAAAAGAAGCGCTTCTGCGGACCATGCTTTCAAATCTTCTGAAATCAGAAAAGTGAAAGTAGCTGAAAGTGACTCAGCAGACCAGCCTCCCTCTCAAGATATTCCGTCTGCGATCGAACGAAGTCAGCTTCCGCCTGAACAATCATCAAAGCTGCTCCCTGAAGAGATCGTTCTTTATTTCGGCTGCCTTGATCCGGATGGAGGAGAGTCTTCTGCTGATACCGCAGCCAGACAATGGATCCTGGTAACTGACCAGCGCATCCTGTTTGAGGCTTTAGCCAGGGTAGGCAGCAGCAATAAAGAGAAATTTTTTCAGCAGCCGGGAAGCATACAGATAGCCAAGGTGTCCTACGTCGGGATACCGACTTCAGAAGTGGAGGAAGGATGCCCGCAGGTGGGGGCAGCGATTCTGCTGATCAACAGCAGGGGAGGTCAGATTGCCCTGACAATCCCCACAATGGAAGAGGCAGGCTGCATTCAAAAAGTCATTAATGGGATCATCTCCCGAAGGTAA
- a CDS encoding radical SAM protein — MKLLFLSPFAAPTKNYYRSIHQGLGILAAMAVREGHQAEIRAFSDLNELEPVLSCDYDYALLTTFSNQLGLVRETLGFLGKRGVKTVLGGVHATFAPEDFLDLPFEYLVRGEGEGFFQEFLKTPGNLSGYKGVITGGRKPVPDFAPLCLDLDSNPFPMRYLEPPDKARNIIGFEVLSTRGCHYDCTYCSAPAYAGAYHGYYRRRSVGNVVAEILEAGLKYPLIGFHDDHFLADERWLQEFLEIYPSRVGKPFWCNSRVEAINTGIVDKMKRAGLIRVHLGIEAGSFETRKNLLNRNLTDEQIISAFQILKKAGIMTVGFSILGLPDETEDSLWKLVELNRRAAPDRAHYSLFQPYPGTYLAGYCRDRKIRVEFSESYYRWEKIPDLPGISSERLKYFLDNFISLIYLKPGKIAGGKGKK, encoded by the coding sequence ATGAAACTACTCTTCCTTTCTCCTTTTGCAGCACCTACCAAGAACTATTACCGCAGCATCCATCAGGGACTGGGGATTCTGGCGGCAATGGCTGTTCGGGAAGGCCATCAGGCTGAGATCCGGGCCTTTTCGGATCTTAACGAACTTGAGCCTGTGCTTTCCTGCGATTATGATTACGCACTGCTGACGACTTTTTCCAATCAACTGGGTCTGGTCAGAGAGACTCTGGGATTTTTGGGGAAGAGGGGAGTGAAAACTGTGCTGGGCGGAGTTCACGCAACCTTTGCTCCAGAGGATTTTCTGGATCTGCCTTTTGAATATCTGGTGCGCGGTGAAGGTGAGGGATTCTTTCAGGAGTTTCTGAAAACTCCAGGCAATCTGTCCGGTTATAAAGGGGTGATTACCGGGGGCAGGAAACCAGTTCCGGATTTCGCACCGCTCTGCCTGGATCTGGACTCCAACCCTTTCCCTATGCGCTATCTGGAACCTCCTGACAAAGCCCGCAATATAATCGGATTTGAAGTGCTCTCTACGCGGGGCTGTCATTACGACTGCACATACTGCTCAGCTCCGGCGTATGCCGGAGCCTATCACGGTTACTACCGCAGGCGTTCTGTGGGCAATGTTGTGGCAGAGATCCTGGAAGCAGGGTTGAAGTATCCCCTGATCGGTTTTCACGACGATCATTTTCTGGCAGATGAGAGATGGCTTCAGGAATTTCTGGAAATTTACCCCAGCCGAGTGGGCAAGCCTTTCTGGTGCAATTCCAGGGTCGAAGCCATCAATACAGGGATAGTGGATAAAATGAAGCGGGCCGGGCTGATCCGCGTGCATCTCGGAATCGAAGCCGGGTCATTTGAAACCAGGAAAAACCTGCTGAACCGGAATCTCACTGACGAGCAAATTATTTCCGCTTTTCAGATTCTGAAAAAAGCTGGGATCATGACTGTGGGTTTCAGCATTCTGGGGCTCCCTGATGAAACAGAAGACAGCCTCTGGAAGCTGGTGGAACTGAATCGCAGGGCTGCCCCTGACCGTGCCCATTACTCCCTGTTCCAGCCGTATCCTGGAACATACCTGGCCGGGTATTGCAGGGACAGGAAAATCAGGGTGGAGTTCAGCGAATCCTATTACAGGTGGGAAAAGATTCCGGATTTGCCGGGAATTTCCAGCGAGCGGCTTAAATATTTTCTGGATAATTTCATTTCTCTGATATATTTAAAGCCAGGGAAAATAGCAGGAGGGAAGGGGAAAAAATGA
- a CDS encoding outer membrane beta-barrel protein encodes MRIFLIMFILGFSATLRAELVDYLMTDMKGREGVSVQGYQYSPRDSRDNLGNRVEDWMPAVYFYHFNTRSSSLEFGVGLWDESTNSLRSRIRPVTAGISFYDNLENNFKFYYGGDLGVFRLETEVRDTKGVVRSFSESDVGGQLKLGLAYLLNPDFWFKMEARYTGCTIHSIFPNAPEDSNISDCNWGGSLIALF; translated from the coding sequence ATGCGTATATTTTTAATCATGTTCATATTAGGTTTTTCCGCAACCCTGCGCGCCGAACTCGTGGATTACTTGATGACCGACATGAAAGGCAGGGAAGGTGTTTCTGTGCAGGGTTATCAATATTCACCAAGGGATTCCAGGGATAATCTGGGGAACAGGGTTGAAGATTGGATGCCTGCAGTCTATTTTTATCATTTCAACACTAGAAGCTCCAGCCTGGAATTCGGGGTGGGCCTCTGGGACGAGAGCACGAACAGCCTCAGGTCCCGCATCAGGCCGGTCACAGCAGGGATCAGTTTTTATGACAATCTGGAAAACAATTTTAAATTTTATTATGGCGGAGACCTGGGAGTATTCAGGCTGGAAACAGAAGTGAGGGATACAAAAGGGGTAGTACGGTCATTTTCGGAATCAGATGTGGGTGGGCAGCTTAAGCTGGGTCTTGCTTACCTTCTGAACCCTGACTTCTGGTTCAAGATGGAAGCCCGTTATACAGGCTGCACAATCCATTCCATCTTCCCCAACGCTCCGGAAGACAGCAACATCTCGGATTGCAACTGGGGTGGCAGCCTGATCGCCTTGTTCTAG